One Saccharomyces eubayanus strain FM1318 chromosome XVI, whole genome shotgun sequence DNA segment encodes these proteins:
- a CDS encoding bifunctional triacylglycerol lipase/ester hydrolase: MSIQEYTKSKLPCSILNIKPTVTTDNKDAPLLVWVPGNPGLLHYYQEMIHHLHLKHPEWEILGISHAGMSSNAHSNTPIFSLQDQVDHQVEVINNFSHKDRKIIIMGHSVGGYIVQKVCLSNELVGSVTKVGLITPTVMDIHASEMGVKMTTALHYVPALAHVLSLISYVIFYWVLSEGFSKLIINKSMGCGTTDSRAVLSTRLFLTHRQFVRQSLGLASQEMKEITTNWEFQDKFINYCEENEIFTWFLFSTKDHWVTDETRKHLSHYYHDKVKQEKLRIDVTDKIPHSFVVKHAEYAVNAFF, encoded by the coding sequence atgtctaTACAAGAGTACACCAAATCCAAGTTACCGTGCTCGATATTGAATATTAAGCCCACAGTTACCACAGACAACAAAGATGCTCCATTGCTGGTGTGGGTCCCTGGTAATCCTGGACTTTTACACTACTATCAAGAGATGATCCATCATTTACATTTGAAGCATCCTGAGTGGGAGATTCTTGGTATATCTCATGCTGGTATGAGTTCGAATGCGCATTCAAATACCCcgatattttctttacaaGATCAAGTAGATCATCAGGTTGAAGTaattaataatttttcGCACAAGGACAGaaaaatcattatcatGGGACATTCGGTTGGGGGCTACATCGTTCAAAAAGTTTGTCTCTCTAACGAGTTGGTCGGTTCTGTAACAAAAGTCGGTTTAATTACTCCAACTGTGATGGATATTCATGCCTCAGAGATGGGCGTTAAGATGACAACGGCATTACATTATGTCCCCGCCTTGGCTCATGTTTTATCACTTATTAGTtatgttattttttattgggTCTTGTCAGAAGGGTTTTCGAAATTAATTATTAACAAATCAATGGGTTGTGGGACCACCGATTCCCGAGCTGTACTGTCCACGAGATTATTCTTGACTCACAGGCAGTTCGTCCGTCAATCGCTCGGACTGGCCTCTCAGGAAATGAAAGAGATAACCACTAACTGGGAGTTTCAAGATAAATTTATAAACTACTGCGAAGAGAACGAGATTTTTACTTGGTTTTTGTTCAGCACTAAAGACCATTGGGTTACTGATGAAACTAGAAAACATCTTTCACATTACTATCATGATAAAGTCAAGCAAGAAAAGTTAAGGATTGATGTCACGGACAAGATACCTCATTCTTTCGTGGTGAAACATGCAGAATACGCCGTTAatgcctttttttaa